In Zygosaccharomyces rouxii strain CBS732 chromosome F complete sequence, a single window of DNA contains:
- a CDS encoding uncharacterized protein (weakly similar to uniprot|P12630 Saccharomyces cerevisiae YIL015W BAR1 Aspartyl protease secreted into the periplasmic space of mating type a cells, cleaves and inactivates alpha factor allowing cells to recover from alpha-factor-induced cell cycle arrest and to YLR121C uniprot|Q12303 Saccharomyces cerevisiae YLR121C YPS3 Aspartic protease, attached to the plasma membrane via a glycosylphosphatidylinositol (GPI) anchor and to YLR120C uniprot|P32329 Saccharomyces cerevisiae YLR120C YPS1 Aspartic protease, attached to the plasma membrane via a glycosylphosphatidylinositol (GPI) anchor and to YDR144C uniprot|P53379 Saccharomyces cerevisiae YDR144C MKC7 GPI-anchored aspartyl protease (yapsin) involved in protein processing; shares functions with Yap3p and Kex2p and to YIR039C uniprot|P40583 Saccharomyces cerevisiae YIR039C YPS6 Putative GPI-anchored aspartic protease, member on vGLC.1466.) encodes MKFAKGLYVCGLVSSVSCLPAVHDSRSSQSVAKIGFNKVYGKSFSEATADRKYVNLFRNKNISDDNDEVALQNNANTYYSVNISLGTPGQNMTIQLDTGSSDLWVIKPGGLQCTDNDTNLFKKRSENDNDNDAISSFISQLESYEGSFSTLFGPGPGSVGTPTGTISSSMPAPTGNGSYDGGDSDSDGSNNCNATAFFEADNSKTFHRNRTDPYYIQYEDLSYASGYWGTDDLQLGDLQVHNVSFAVANDTNSTTPVFGIGFPGGESSFASVGPEYRAAHPHEYANFPQTLKNQGIIQRVAYSLYLNSPNSTYGNVLFGGVDHSQYQGQLYTLPILQLGNLTSDGDPYNTLAITLQGVSVTRRGSKHKVKTKPIPVVLDSGTTAMYLPYKLAKSIASRYHGILGPEDQGYIIDCPKSGDNDYITFDFGGVTIKTDIRNYIFEQSENKCLLGIIPNSDILAVFGDVFLTDAYVVYDLEGKEISLAQASFNSSSEQIEAITSSGVPGAKRAPGYSKTWKVVHSSQASALH; translated from the coding sequence ATGAAATTTGCTAAAGGTCTTTACGTGTGCGGTCTAGTTTCGAGTGTTAGCTGTTTACCAGCTGTACATGACTCTAGATCTTCGCAGTCTGTAGCCAAGATCGGATTTAACAAAGTATATGGTAAAAGTTTCTCCGAAGCTACAGCTGATCGTAAATATGTCAATTTATTTCGCAATAAAAACATCagtgatgataatgacGAGGTAGCACTTCAGAATAATGCCAACACTTATTACAGCGTTAACATTTCTTTAGGGACACCTGGTCAAAATATGACTATACAATTAGACACCGGTTCTTCAGATTTATGGGTTATTAAACCTGGTGGATTACAGTGTACTGATAATGACACGAACTTATTCAAGAAGCGCTCAGAGAATGATAATGACAATGATGCTATTTCCTCTTTTATTagccaattggaaagttaTGAAGGATCCTTCAGCACTCTGTTTGGACCGGGACCAGGATCCGTTGGAACTCCAACCGGAACTATCTCTAGTTCAATGCCGGCTCCAACTGGTAATGGATCTTatgatggtggtgacaGTGACAGTGACGGCAGTAATAACTGCAATGCAACTGCATTTTTCGAAGCTGATAATTCAAAGACTTTCCACAGAAACCGTACAGACCCTTACTACATCCAGTATGAGGATCTTTCGTATGCAAGTGGGTATTGGGGTACAGACGATTTACAATTAGGTGATTTACAAGTCCATAACGTCTCGTTTGCTGTCGCTAACGATACTAACTCTACAACACCTgtttttggaattggtttCCCGGGCGGTGAGAGTTCGTTTGCATCTGTTGGACCCGAATACAGAGCTGCTCACCCACACGAATATGCAAATTTCCCACAAACACTCAAAAATCAAGGAATAATCCAACGGGTAGCATACTCACTATATCTAAATTCTCCGAATTCGACCTATGGTAATGTGCTCTTTGGGGGTGTTGACCATTCGCAATACCAGGGACAGTTATACACTTTACCTATTTTGCAACTAGGTAACTTAACAAGTGATGGTGATCCATACAATACGCTAGCAATTACTTTACAGGGCGTTTCTGTCACCAGACGTGGTTCTAAGCACAAAGTTAAAACCAAGCCTATTCCGGTAGTCCTAGATTCGGGAACGACGGCCATGTACTTGCCATATAAGCTTGCAAAGTCAATTGCCTCTCGGTACCACGGTATACTTGGTCCTGAAGATCAGGGATACATTATAGATTGCCCCAAAAGTGGTGACAATGATTATATTACTTTCGACTTTGGCGGTGTCACCATCAAAACAGACATCAGAAACTACATTTTTGAGCAATCGGAAAATAAATGTTTACTGGGCATTATCCCCAATAGCGATATTTTAGCTGTTTTCGGTGACGTCTTCCTAACCGATGCCTACGTTGTCTACGATTTGGAAGGAAAAGAGATCTCCCTAGCTCAAGcatcttttaattcttcaagcGAACAGATCGAAGCAATTACCTCATCTGGAGTGCCAGGTGCTAAAAGGGCACCTGGTTACTCAAAGACCTGGAAAGTTGTGCATTCATCTCAGGCATCTGCACTTCACTAA